Below is a window of Sulfurimonas sp. DNA.
ACAAAGTCGTTTCCGTTTGCACTATATTTTGTTATTGTCATTTTTTCCCCAAATATTTAGTTTTTATCTTCTGTACAAACTCTTCGCACTCTCGCTGCAGATGTTTTAAGTCTTTAGAGTTGTCTATCACCCAAGTAGCTCTTTTTTTCTTCTCTTCTATATCCATCTGAGAGGCTATGCGTCTTATAGACTCCTCTTTGGAGTAGCCGTTTCTTTTCATAAATCTCTCTAATTGAATATCGGCAGGCGTATAAACTACTACACTCTCTTTTATATCATAAGCTCCGTTTTCAAAGAAAAGCGGAATATCAATGAGATAAGGGAATTTAAAACTATCTTGCTTTATGCTTCTTTGTTCTATCTCGGCTCTGATTTTGGGATGTAAAAAATTCTCTAGCTTTTTTTTTGCTTCATTGTCGGAAAAAATCAATTGACCAAGTTTAGAACGGTCTACTTTTGAACCTTTTATAAACTCATTTCCGAAATTTTCCCGCACCCACTGAATAGAAGCATCAAGTATCTCGTGAGATATACTGTCCGCGTCTATAACTCTCATGCCGTTAAGTGCCAAAAGTGATGCAACGGTACTCTTACCCGTCGCGATTCCTCCCGTTAATGCTATAGCATAAGCAAACGCCATTAGTTTTTAATAATTCCTAAGTACTCTTTGCGGATATAGTTACCCATTGCAAATGCAGCCGGATGGATATCACAATTATAGTAACTTAACCCGTCAATCATATCGGCTCTTTGGAGATTTATATC
It encodes the following:
- the coaE gene encoding dephospho-CoA kinase (Dephospho-CoA kinase (CoaE) performs the final step in coenzyme A biosynthesis.), whose protein sequence is MAFAYAIALTGGIATGKSTVASLLALNGMRVIDADSISHEILDASIQWVRENFGNEFIKGSKVDRSKLGQLIFSDNEAKKKLENFLHPKIRAEIEQRSIKQDSFKFPYLIDIPLFFENGAYDIKESVVVYTPADIQLERFMKRNGYSKEESIRRIASQMDIEEKKKRATWVIDNSKDLKHLQRECEEFVQKIKTKYLGKK